A genomic window from Pecten maximus chromosome 4, xPecMax1.1, whole genome shotgun sequence includes:
- the LOC117326479 gene encoding uncharacterized protein LOC117326479, with the protein MSKSSSMTPSSNKNTMNKKNRSKTKGQVDNTAGTAAVLVTAANDGSNDMNTNNNIDDSEEVGKANNSTTKSQDKTHVVDPSTLAAATAIVKAAGSTGGTSEPNNKTNQGSENLHSKERHVCDVDPETLKAAAVIVAAASQDIKGDMEQTSGDQKGNSERVPENQTKKNNERGHGEEFDYTKIDALSPVALAEASKTIAASIKQMNDKGPQMKAVGTNFANGKQSFSDKEPQRSFSPNTVATARAIVATSKQSNGNQIANGASSRSSNAASSQSTSNRNTCVSPNTLTSAMTIISASENHPNEFDILTSDRAKKTESKEMTKQTKKGSKKINVVSGRINMNGAKGRKASTSTTPRHNQNMKKIVDVDVNDDEYFTDSSIHSSEFDSLSDEDSEEERLAEVKERKKSVAQAMKKKDLKDLVYQLQEFKKNKDPHDEALVGEATKMISQLRAKEDLKMACNIREVPALERAIRKAKKVNDGKAIDIQIILASQLLKRLNRIERLSRTVLQINQNALVEMKKYITPPTGVHEALHATFLILGEQPSSLTTWKSCQSLLFKTGKENIMRRISGFNPKLTSKDVAATAKKIIAPYSVVQIRDASLGASAFYVWAKGMIGEIETTGRSGSRAEHARSTRQLAPRSAVLPDDAIDRADTIVLMM; encoded by the exons ATGTCTAAGTCATCATCCATGACGCCCTCCTCTAACAAGAATACTATGAATAAAAAGAATAGGTCTAAAACCAAAGGACAAGTTGATAATACAGCTGGAACTGCCGCTGTCTTAGTAACTGCTGCAAATGACGGCAGCAATGATATgaacacaaacaacaatatagATGATTCTGAGGAAGTTGGAAAAGCAAATAATTCCACAACAAAATCTCAAGATAAAACACACGTTGTAGATCCCAGCACTTTGGCGGCAGCAACGGCCATTGTTAAAGCAGCCGGAAGTACAGGAGGAACATCCGAACCgaacaacaaaacaaaccagGGATCTGAAAATCTTCACAGTAAAGAACGTCATGTTTGTGATGTAGATCCTGAAACACTCAAAGCAGCAGCTGTTATAGTAGCAGCTGCTTCACAGGATATAAAGGGGGATATGGAACAAACTTCAGGAGATCAAAAGGGCAACAGCGAAAGAGTACCTGAAAATCAAACGAAAAAGAATAATGAAAGGGGACATGGCGAAGAATTTGACTATACCAAAATTGATGCATTAAGCCCAGTTGCTCTTGCTGAAGCTTCCAAAACCATTGCTGCTTCAATAAAGCAAATGAATGATAAAGGGCCACAAATGAAGGCTGTCGGTACCAATTTTGCAAATGGCAAACAATCGTTTTCAGACAAAGAACCGCAAAGAAGCTTCAGTCCAAACACAGTTGCGACAGCTCGTGCAATCGTAGCTACCTCAAAACAAAGTAACGGAAACCAGATTGCTAATGGTGCTTCTTCTAGATCATCGAACGCGGCATCTAGTCAATCAACTTCAAATAGGAACACGTGTGTAAGTCCAAATACATTGACTTCCGCTATGACAATCATTTCAGCATCTGAAAATCACCCAAACGAATTTGACATTCTTACAAGTGACAGAGCAAAGAAAACGGAATCAAAGGAGATGACGAAGCAAACGAAAAAGGGAAGTAAGAAGATCAATGTCGTCTCTGGAAGAATAAATATGAACGGCGCTAAAGGAAGGAAGGCTTCCACAAGCACAACACCGAGACAcaatcaaaatatgaaaaaaatagtcGACGTTGATGTAAATGATGATGAATATTTTACTGATTCCTCGATTCATTCAAGTGAATTTGATTCCTTATCAGATGAGGATAGCGAGGAGGAGAGACTAGCCGAAG ttaaagaaagaaaaaagagtGTTGCACAAGCAATGAAGAAAAAAGACCTGAAAGACCTCGTTTATCAACTGCAAGAATTCAAGAAAAACAAGGACCCACATGACGAAGCACTAGTTGGAGAGGCAACAAAGATGATATCACAACTGAGAGCTAAGGAGG ACCTGAAAATGGCATGCAACATTCGGGAGGTTCCTGCCCTTGAGAGAGCTATTCGTAAAGCGAAGAAGGTCAATGATGGCAAAGCGATAGACATACAGATTATCTTGGCATCTCAACTCCTCAAGCGACTTAATCGTATCGAGCGTCTATCACGGACTGTGCTTCAAATAAACCAGAACGCTCTCGTGGAGATGAAAAAGTACATAACCCCGCCAACCGGTGTCCATGAAGCTCTGCATGCCACCTTCCTCATCCTCGGGGAACAACCTTCTTCGTTGACG ACTTGGAAGTCCTGCCAGTCTCTTTTGTTTAAAACGGGGAAAGAAAATATAATGAGGCGAATATCCGGATTTAATCCGAAGCTCACATCCAAGGACGTCGCCGCTACAGCAAAGAAAATTATCGCGCCCTACTCCGTCGTACAGATCCGCGACGCCAGCCTCGGTGCTTCCGCTTTCTATGTGTGG GCCAAGGGCATGATCGGTGAGATTGAAACAACGGGGAGGAGCGGATCCAGAGCAGAGCATGCGCGTTCGACTCGGCAGTTAGCGCCTCGTTCTGCTGTTTTACCTGATGATGCTATAGACAGGGCAGACACGATAGTCCTGATGATGTGA